A single window of Arvicola amphibius chromosome 15, mArvAmp1.2, whole genome shotgun sequence DNA harbors:
- the Has3 gene encoding hyaluronan synthase 3, which produces MPVQLTTALRVVGTSLFALVVLGGILAAYVTGYQFIHTEKHYLSFGLYGAILGLHLLIQSLFAFLEHRRMRRAERPLKLHCSQRRCSVALCIAAYQEDPEYLRKCLRSAQRIAFPNLKVVMVVDGNRQEDAYMLDIFHEVLGGTEQAGFFVWRSNFHEAGEGETEASLQEGMERVRAVVWASTFSCIMQKWGGKREVMYTAFKALGNSVDYIQVCDSDTVLDPACTIEMLRVLEEDPQVGGVGGDVQILNKYDSWISFLSSVRYWMAFNVERACQSYFGCVQCISGPLGMYRNSLLQQFLEDWYHQKFLGSKCSFGDDRHLTNRVLSLGYRTKYTARSKCLTETPTKYLRWLNQQTRWSKSYFREWLYNSLWFHKHHLWMTYESVVTGFFPFFLIATVIQLFYRGRIWNILLFLLTVQLVGIIKATYACFLRGNAEMIFMSLYSLLYMSSLLPAKIFAIATINKSGWGTSGRKTIVVNFIGLIPVSIWVAVLLGGLAYTAYCQDLFSETELAFLVSGAILYGCYWVALLMLYLAIIARRCGKKPEQYSLAFAEV; this is translated from the exons ATGCCGGTTCAGCTGACTACAGCCCTGCGTGTGGTGGGCACCAGTCTGTTTGCCCTGGTGGTGCTAGGGGGCATCCTGGCAGCCTATGTGACAGGCTACCAGTTTATCCACACAGAAAAGCACTACCTGTCCTTTGGCCTCTACGGTGCCATCCTGGGTCTACATTTGCTCATCCAGAGCCTGTTTGCCTTCCTGGAGCACCGTCGCATGCGCAGGGCAGAGCGCCCACTGAAGCTACATTGCTCTCAGAGGCGATGTTCGGTGGCACTCTGCATTGCTGCCTACCAAGAGGACCCTGAGTACTTGCGCAAGTGCCTGCGTTCAGCTCAGCGCATCGCCTTTCCAAACCTCaaggtggtgatggtagtggatGGCAATCGCCAGGAAGATGCCTACATGTTGGACATCTTCCACGAGGTTCTGGGTGGCACTGAGCAAGCTGGCTTCTTTGTATGGCGTAGCAATTTCCATGAGGCGGGTGAAGGAGAAACAGAGGCCAGTCTACAGGAAGGCATGGAGCGTGTGCGAGCTGTGGTGTGGGCCAGCACCTTCTCATGTATCATGCAGAAGTGGGGAGGAAAGCGTGAAGTCATGTACACAGCCTTCAAGGCCCTTGGCAACTCAGTGGACTACATCCAG GTGTGTGACTCTGACACCGTGCTGGACCCAGCCTGCACCATTGAGATGCTCCGAGTCTTGGAAGAAGATCCTCAAGTAGGGGGTGTTGGAGGAGATGTCCAA ATTCTCAATAAGTATGACTCATGGATCTCCTTCCTGAGCAGCGTGAGGTACTGGATGGCCTTCAACGTGGAGCGGGCCTGCCAGTCCTACTTTGGCTGTGTGCAGTGTATCAGTGGGCCTTTGGGCATGTACCGAAACAGCCTCCTCCAGCAGTTCCTGGAGGACTGGTACCACCAGAAGTTCCTAGGCAGCAAGTGCAGCTTTGGGGATGATCGGCACCTTACCAACCGAGTCCTGAGTCTTGGCTACCGGACTAAGTATACAGCACGCTCTAAGTGCCTCACAGAGACCCCCACTAAGTACCTCAGATGGCTCAACCAGCAGACCCGCTGGAGCAAGTCTTACTTCCGGGAATGGCTCTATAATTCTCTGTGGTTCCACAAGCACCACCTCTGGATGACCTATGAATCAGTGGTCACAGGCTTCTTCCCATTCTTCCTCATTGCCACAGTCATACAACTTTTCTACCGAGGTCGCATCTGGAacattctcctcttcctgctgacGGTGCAGCTGGTGGGCATTATCAAGGCTACCTATGCCTGCTTCCTTCGAGGCAATGCAGAGATGATCTTCATGTCTCTCTACTCCCTTCTCTACATGTCCAGCCTCCTGCCAGCCAAGATCTTTGCCATTGCTACCATCAACAAGTCTGGCTGGGGCACTTCTGGCCGAAAAACCATTGTAGTGAACTTCATTGGCCTAATCCCTGTGTCCATCTGGGTAGCCGTTCTTTTAGGTGGCCTAGCATACACAGCTTATTGCCAGGACCTGTTCAGTGAGACTGAGCTAGCCTTCCTAGTCTCCGGGGCCATCCTGTACGGCTGCTACTGGGTGGCCCTCCTCATGCTCTATCTGGCCATTATTGCCCGGAGGTGTGGGAAGAAGCCAGAGCAGTACAGCCTGGCTTTCGCTGAGGTGTGA